One region of Quercus lobata isolate SW786 chromosome 2, ValleyOak3.0 Primary Assembly, whole genome shotgun sequence genomic DNA includes:
- the LOC115973818 gene encoding agglutinin-2-like, whose translation MHLWDASTRRRTDFHAEFSFIIKAVDTSPLHGDGLSFFIAPFESNIPNNSSGGYLGLFNSEVALTPSRNQIVAVEFDNFLNPWDPVFNHIGINVNSIQSASVAKLASSFQMGSIVHAWISYYSTTQRLDVFAAYVDINGIGMNSSLSITIDLRNVLPEWVRVGFSAATGQLVELHQITSWSFTSTLGD comes from the coding sequence ATGCACCTTTGGGATGCCAGTACAAGGAGACGTACAGACTTTCACGccgaattttcctttatcataAAAGCCGTTGATACATCACCATTGCATGGTGATGGGCTCTCATTCTTCATTGCACCATTTGAGTCTAACATCCCTAACAATTCAAGTGGTGGGTATCTTGGACTGTTTAATTCTGAAGTTGCTTTAACCCCTTCGAGGAATCAAATTGTTGCAGTTGAGTTTGACAATTTTCTAAATCCTTGGGATCCAGTTTTTAATCATATTGGAATCAATGTCAATTCCATTCAATCAGCGTCAGTGGCAAAGTTAGCAAGTAGCTTTCAAATGGGGTCAATAGTACATGCTTGGATAAGTTATTACTCAACAACCCAACGTCTGGATGTCTTCGCAGCTTACGTTGACATTAATGGCATTGGGATGAATTCTAGCCTTTCGATTACTATTGATTTGAGGAATGTTTTACCAGAATGGGTCAGAGTTGGTTTTTCTGCTGCTACAGGTCAGTTGGTCGAGTTACATCAAATAACTTCTTGGTCATTCACTTCAACGCTTGGAGATTGA
- the LOC115977172 gene encoding adenylate kinase 5, chloroplastic: MLPTTLSSPHSTNVTPTPSVSPLSPFSPSSSSSFLSLPPSSSTLRRRRCLNSLCVFGDTHLRISPKPKGLKVECLVSEPLKVMISGAPASGKGTQCELIVQKFGLVHISTGDLLRAEVSSGTEIGNKAKEFMNAGRLVPDEIVTAMVTARLSREDAVERGWLLDGYPRSFAQAQSLEKLKIRPDIYIVLDVPDEILINRCIGRRLDPVTRKIYHIKNFPPETEEIKARLVIRPDDTEEKVKSRLEIYKQNSEAISATYLKIMTKIDGNRPKEEIFKEIESFLLQVQKDTEKMEKSGNTLLESKSHKIQASASEDNWRGIPTKLNNIPHSSEIREYFYKDVLEATQRAINDGRTRLKVENNIPELNPEMDVYRIGTLMELVRVLALSFADDGKQVKVCVQGSMGEGALAGMPLQLAGTRKILEYMDWGDYGALGTFIKIGSVGAKEVDEQDDMFIIVAPQNAVGNCIIDDLKAMTDAAGDRPVILINPRLKDLPGSSGIMQTMGRDKRLEYAGSFQNCYFFRLLYYAGTQYPIMGALRMSYPYRCELYKRIDEPSGKEKYVILSTFTERPTIDEINDAFQGKPRNEAKNTSGIWGFLSGIF, encoded by the exons ATGTTACCCACCACACTCTCTTCTCCTCACTCCACCAATGTCACTCCCACTCCCTCTGTCTCTCCTCTCTCCCctttctctccttcttcttcttcttcctttctttctctcccacCATCTTCTTCTACCCTACGTCGTCGTCGTTGTCTCAACTCTTTATGCGTCTTTGGCGACACCCATTTGAGGATAAGCCCAAAACCCAAG GGACTGAAGGTGGAGTGTTTGGTGAGTGAGCCTTTGAAGGTGATGATATCAGGTGCACCAGCATCGGGCAAAGGGACTCAGTGTGAGTTGATAGTCCAGAAG TTTGGATTGGTGCACATATCAACCGGGGATCTTTTAAGAGCTGAAGTGTCTTCTGGGACAGAAATTGGAAATAAAGCAAAAGAATTTATGAATGCTGGCCGTCTTGTTCCAGATGAAATAGTGACAGCT ATGGTCACAGCACGATTATCTCGTGAAGATGCAGTAGAAAGAGGGTGGCTTCTAGATGGTTATCCAAGGAGTTTTGCTCAAGCTCAAAGTCtggaaaaactgaaaattaggccagatatttatattgtattagAT GTTCCTGATGAAATTCTAATCAACAGATGCATTGGTAGAAGGCTAGACCCAGTTACAAGGAAGATTTATCACATAAAGAATTTCCCCCCAGAGACTGAAGAAATTAAAGCTAGGCTTGTTATTCGTCCTGATGATACTGAGGAAAAA GTGAAGTCACGTCTAGAAATATACAAGCAAAATTCAGAAGCAATCTCAGCCACTTACTTGAAAATAATGACCAAG ATTGATGGAAACCGtccaaaagaagaaattttcaaagaaatagAATCTTTTCTTTTGCAAGTGCAGAAAGATACAGAAAAGATGGAGAAATCAG GGAATACACTACTTGAAAGTAAGAGCCATAAGATTCAGGCATCTGCAAGCGAG GATAACTGGAGAGGGATTCCTACTAAATTGAATAACATTCCTCACTCAAGCGAAATTAGggaatatttttataaagacGTGCTAGAAGCAACACAAAGAGCCATAAATGATGGAAGAACTCGACTAAAG GTGGAGAATAATATTCCAGAGTTGAACCCAGAAATG GATGTTTATCGAATAGGTACTTTAATGGAACTTGTTCGAGTTCTTGCTCTTTCATTTGCTGATGATGGAAAACAAGTCAAG gtttgTGTGCAAGGATCTATGGGGGAAGGTGCACTGGCGGGAATGCCATTGCAGCTTGCTGGTACTCGAAAGATCCTAGAGTATATGGATTGGGGTGATTATGGTGCGCTGGGGACTTTTATCAAGATTGGTTCTGTAG GTGCCAAAGAGGTTGATGAGCAAGATGACATGTTTATCATAGTGGCTCCTCAGAATGCTGTTGGGAATTGTATTATTGAT GATCTAAAAGCAATGACTGATGCTGCTGGGGACCGGCCAGTTATTCTTATCAATCCTAGGCTCAAG GATTTACCTGGTTCCAGTGGTATCATGCAA ACAATGGGTCGTGACAAGCGATTAGAATATGCTGGATCATTCCAGAATTGCTATTTCTTTCGGCTTCTCTATTATGCAGGAACCCAGTATCCAATTATGGGTGCTCTCAG GATGTCTTACCCATATCGTTGTGAATTGTATAAGAGGATAGATGAACCATCTGGGAAGGAGAAGTATGTGATCTTGTCTACATTTACTGAAAGGCCGACCATTGATGAAATTAATGATGCCTTCCAAGGAAAACCAAG AAATGAAGCTAAGAATACCTCAGGAATTTG GGGCTTCTTGAGTGGTATATTTTGA